The following coding sequences lie in one Glycine soja cultivar W05 chromosome 16, ASM419377v2, whole genome shotgun sequence genomic window:
- the LOC114389764 gene encoding uncharacterized protein LOC114389764 — MRMNAYESSKIYKQKIKAYHDKKLQRQNSQPGQQVLLFNSRLRLFPGKLKSKWSGPFVIKEVRPHGFVELVDPTTHTPEKRWIVNGERLKIYNGGQLERLTSVVYLNNP, encoded by the coding sequence ATGAGGATGAACGCCTATGAATCATCCAAGATCTATAAGCAAAAGATAAAGGCGTATCATGACAAGAAGCTACAGAGACAGAACTCCCAACCAGGCCAACAAGTCTTGCTCTTCAATTCCAGACTCAGGCTATTTCCAGGAAAGCTAAAGTCAAAATGGTCAGGGCCGTTCGTGATCAAAGAAGTAAGACCCCATGGATTTGTAGAATTGGTGGACCCTACAACACATACACCGGAGAAAAGATGGATCGTCAATGGGGAACgcttaaaaatttacaatggagGCCAGTTAGAAAGATTAACAAGTGTTGTCTACTTGAACAATCCATAA